The Carassius gibelio isolate Cgi1373 ecotype wild population from Czech Republic chromosome B22, carGib1.2-hapl.c, whole genome shotgun sequence genome window below encodes:
- the LOC127987718 gene encoding uncharacterized protein LOC127987718 → MKKMFFKLVLFWLSLWRLIGVIADDGEMLAVEERSVTLNSNLTEMMDDSVIQWRFVSENALIAEINKWADRMTVYDDVLDGRFRDRLKLDSQTGSLTITNITVKHAGRYELQINGVIKSFNLTVIRLKIMSVKKHSSVTLINDLIEVMDVDLIQWRVGHKGPLIAEFNVLDKTSSVYDDGFYGKFKDRLKLDGQTGSLTITNTRTTDSSFELKINLMKTLFILSVYEEISVMEEDSVTLNSGRTEMDYKEIQWRFGLNNILIAQISVTNDMSKVYDDVLDGRFRDRLKLDHQTGSLTITNTRTEHSGKYYLYTDRTKFYNLTVYARLQVPLISSNSTNCSSSSSSSSCSLVCSVLNFGHVTLSWYKGNSLLSSISVSELYIFPSLPLEVEYQDKNSYSCVANNPMSNQTIHPDISKLCQPCSGSVHCCGSTEAVIRLVLSALVGVATVILLVYDIRSTRAEQAQILSSETTEI, encoded by the exons ATgaagaaaatgtttttcaaattagtTTTGTTCTGGTTGAGTTTGTGGCGTCTGATTG GAGTGATTGCCGATGATGGAGAGATGTTAGCTGTTGAAGAAAGATCTGTCACTCTTAACTCTAATCTTACTGAAATGATGGATGACAGTGTGATTCAGTGGAGGTTTGTAAGTGAAAACGCTTTAATAGCTGAAATCAATAAATGGGCTGACAGGATGACTGTGtatgatgatgttcttgatgggagattcagagacagactgaagctggacagtcaaactggatctctgaccatcacaaacatcacagtGAAACATGCTGGACGTTATGAACTGCAGATCAACGGTGTGATCAAGTCCTTTAATCTTACTGTCATCA GACTGAAGATCATGTCAGTGAAAAAGCACAGTTCTGTCACTCTGATCAATGATCTTATCGAAGTGATGGATGTTGATCTGATTCAGTGGAGAGTTGGACATAAAGGACCTCTAATTGCTGAATTCAATGTACTGGACAAAACCAGCAGTGTATATGATGATGGCTTCTATGGGAAATTCAAAGACAGACTAAAGCTGGATGGTCAAACTgggtctctgaccatcacaaacaccagaaccacagacagCAGTTTTGAACTCAAGATCAACCTTATGAAGACACTTTTCATTCTCAGTGTCTATG agGAAATATCAGTGATGGAGgaagattcagtcactctaaactCTGGTCGAACTGAAATGGATTATAAAGAGATTCAATGGAGATTTGGACTTAACAACATTTTAATAGCTCAAATCAGTGTAACGAATGACATGAGTAAAGTGtatgatgatgttcttgatgggagattcagagacagactgaagctggatcatcagactggatctctgaccatcacaaacacaagAACTGAACACAGTGGAAAGTATTATCTATACACTGACAGAACCAAGTTTTACAATCTCACCGTCTATG ctcGTCTGCAGGTCCCTTTGATCAGCAGTAACTCAACAAactgttcttcatcatcatcatcctcatcgtgTTCATTGGTGTGTTCAGTGCTGAATtttggtcatgtgactctctcctggtacaaaggaaacagtttattgtccagcatcagtgtgtctgagcTCTACATCTTTccctctctacctctggaggtggaatatcaggataaaaacagctacagctgtgtggcCAACAATCCCATGAGCAACCAGACCATACATCCGGACATCAGCAAGCTCTGTCAACCATGTTCAG GCTCTGTCCACTGTTGTGgttctactgaagctgtgatccgattggtcctctctgctctggtgggcgtggctactgtcattcttctggtttatgacatcagatccacAAGAGCTGAACAGGCACAGATTCTCTCATCAG AAACAACTGAAATCTAA